One stretch of Streptomyces hygroscopicus DNA includes these proteins:
- a CDS encoding LuxR family transcriptional regulator: protein MAEGMPGNPSGPIRVLLADDHPVVREGLSAMLESAEGITVVGQAGSGEEAVVQAVALRPDITLLDLRMGGMDGVEATGQILRQVPGCKVVIVTTYEDDSDILRAVEAGAAGYLLKGSSRQELIDAVQTAARGETVLTPSLAGKLFRSRTVEPSPLSGREREVLRLVGRGLTNAEIGAELFVSEATVKTHLLRSFKKLGVSDRTAAVMKAMERGFLS from the coding sequence GTGGCTGAGGGTATGCCGGGCAATCCGAGTGGCCCCATCAGGGTCTTGCTGGCCGATGACCATCCCGTGGTGCGGGAGGGGCTGAGCGCCATGCTGGAGTCCGCCGAGGGGATCACGGTGGTCGGGCAGGCCGGTTCCGGTGAGGAGGCGGTGGTCCAGGCGGTCGCGCTGCGGCCGGACATCACCCTGCTGGATCTGCGCATGGGCGGGATGGACGGGGTCGAGGCCACCGGGCAGATCCTGCGGCAGGTGCCGGGCTGCAAGGTGGTCATCGTGACCACGTACGAGGACGACTCCGACATCCTGCGCGCGGTGGAGGCGGGCGCCGCGGGCTATCTGCTGAAGGGCAGTTCACGCCAGGAGCTGATCGACGCGGTGCAGACCGCGGCGCGTGGCGAAACGGTGCTCACCCCGTCGCTGGCGGGCAAGCTCTTCCGCTCCCGGACGGTCGAGCCGTCCCCGCTCTCCGGCCGTGAGCGCGAGGTGCTGCGGCTGGTCGGCCGGGGGCTGACCAACGCCGAGATCGGCGCCGAGCTGTTCGTCAGCGAGGCCACGGTCAAGACGCATCTGCTGCGGTCATTCAAGAAGCTCGGCGTCTCCGACCGCACGGCCGCGGTGATGAAGGCGATGGAGCGCGGGTTCTTGAGCTAG
- a CDS encoding membrane protein — MERHDNLRLRPPRHRVDRRAIGWWTVQSAVFALPLPLVFGILWASIPPTREFFMWATLISLVPGLLYMAVMPAWRYRVHRWEATGEAVYAASGWLWQQWRVVPLSRVQTVDTLRGPIQQMFGLSGVTVTTASAAGAVKIKGIDHKMAADLVEYLAKSTQAVPGDAT; from the coding sequence GTGGAACGCCATGACAACCTGAGGCTCCGACCGCCTCGGCACCGGGTCGACCGCCGTGCGATCGGCTGGTGGACCGTGCAGTCCGCGGTCTTCGCCCTGCCTCTGCCGCTCGTCTTCGGGATCCTGTGGGCCTCCATCCCCCCCACGCGTGAGTTCTTCATGTGGGCCACGCTGATCTCGCTGGTCCCCGGGCTGCTCTACATGGCCGTCATGCCGGCCTGGCGCTACCGGGTCCACCGCTGGGAGGCCACCGGCGAGGCGGTCTACGCGGCCTCCGGCTGGCTCTGGCAGCAGTGGCGGGTCGTTCCGCTCTCCCGGGTCCAGACCGTGGACACCCTGCGCGGCCCGATCCAGCAGATGTTCGGGCTCTCCGGCGTCACCGTGACCACCGCCTCCGCCGCGGGCGCGGTGAAGATCAAGGGCATCGACCACAAGATGGCGGCGGACCTGGTCGAGTACCTGGCCAAGTCCACCCAGGCCGTCCCGGGAGACGCCACATGA
- a CDS encoding transcriptional regulator — protein sequence MNSLPANLFEWENHLSALREMLRGATQGRGRLALVSGAVASGKTTLLNTFAEQAIESGALLLEATGSRAERDLPFGILRKIFDNGAMPSEVRSEVIALLDGNGLETTAAGRMHVMSQISSVLLRMVDDRTLVVLVDDVHCGDDQSLQFLLHLARRVRQAKVLIVLTESPRLRQEQFTFHAELLRQPNCVRMRLHMLTESGVAEALSGSLSATVAARLAPECHRVSGGNPMLLRALLEDWRTVGEHGEAQQRPAPGEAFAHAVLGCLHRGEPEVLEVARGVAVLGDARSPRLLGQLLDLSVSTVQQGVQDLHQCAVLEHNAFRDEVARTAVLDATPATARGALHARAARLLHADGASALDVARQLVSARQDGERWTVPVLREAAEFALVEEELEFALRCLEHAHHACGPGPERTALKARLVSIAWRIGPAAAESHLPELIEDAERGRLAPRDVAPITSYLVWSGRLDAAADAVAALARSAGTGEDPAMTAAVSASAQWLTMLSPPLRDRLPTVGTGVTAATGAPRDMAYLAYAHAAATMSAALTEGQSDRAVIEAERVLQRHHLSDSTLQPLVIALLALVLAGRLDLALSWCERLLGECSARRVPTWQALLSAVRAEIALRQGDLQVAAHQARTAMSRISVQGWGVGIGLLLSTLIQAETGMGHYDEAMALLEQPLPDELFQTLPGLFYLRARGRCHLATGRYHAALGDFTAAGELMDAWRMDMPLLTPWRVDAAETWLALGDPKRARALAEEQLRLGPEDARLRGALLVVLARTDELKRRVPRLKEAVEILEGGDDRIQLAIALGELGRAYRSLGDFNRGRVFVRKAWHVAKTCGADPLCRELMPRHADTGEFAAAAAQPGQGAEQQRDVEALTEAEVRIAVLAAHGNTNREIASKLFVTVSTVEQHLTRIYRKLNVKRRRDLPAKLSDSSLTGTV from the coding sequence ATGAATTCTTTGCCTGCGAACCTCTTCGAATGGGAGAACCACCTCTCCGCCCTGCGCGAAATGCTGCGCGGCGCGACCCAGGGCAGGGGTCGGCTGGCTCTGGTCAGCGGCGCGGTGGCCAGTGGGAAGACCACGCTGCTGAACACCTTTGCCGAACAGGCCATCGAAAGTGGCGCGTTGCTCCTGGAAGCGACCGGTTCGAGAGCCGAGAGGGATCTTCCGTTCGGGATTCTCCGGAAGATCTTCGACAACGGCGCGATGCCCTCCGAAGTGCGATCCGAAGTGATCGCACTGCTTGACGGAAACGGGCTGGAAACCACCGCCGCGGGACGCATGCACGTGATGTCCCAGATTTCCTCGGTACTGCTGCGGATGGTCGACGATCGCACTCTTGTCGTCCTCGTCGACGATGTGCACTGCGGCGACGATCAGTCCCTGCAATTCCTGCTCCACCTGGCCCGCCGGGTGCGTCAGGCGAAGGTTCTCATCGTCCTCACCGAATCCCCCCGGCTTCGTCAGGAACAGTTCACCTTCCACGCCGAACTGCTCCGCCAGCCCAACTGCGTCCGCATGCGGCTGCACATGCTCACCGAGTCGGGCGTCGCCGAGGCGCTGTCCGGCTCCCTGTCCGCCACCGTCGCCGCCCGCCTCGCCCCCGAGTGCCACCGCGTCTCCGGTGGCAACCCGATGCTGCTGCGCGCCCTGCTGGAGGACTGGCGGACCGTTGGTGAGCACGGCGAGGCCCAGCAACGCCCCGCGCCCGGCGAGGCGTTCGCCCACGCCGTCCTCGGCTGTCTGCACCGGGGCGAGCCCGAGGTGCTGGAGGTCGCCCGCGGGGTCGCCGTCCTCGGCGACGCCCGCTCCCCACGGCTGCTCGGCCAGCTCCTCGACCTGAGCGTCAGCACGGTCCAGCAGGGCGTCCAGGACCTGCACCAGTGCGCCGTCCTGGAGCACAACGCCTTCCGCGACGAGGTGGCCCGCACCGCGGTGCTCGACGCGACCCCCGCGACCGCCCGCGGCGCCCTGCACGCCCGCGCCGCTCGGCTGCTGCACGCCGACGGCGCCTCCGCCCTCGACGTCGCCCGCCAACTGGTCTCCGCCCGGCAGGACGGCGAGCGCTGGACCGTCCCCGTCCTGCGCGAGGCCGCCGAATTCGCCCTGGTCGAAGAGGAGTTGGAGTTCGCGCTCCGCTGCCTGGAGCACGCCCACCACGCCTGCGGGCCCGGTCCCGAGCGCACCGCGCTCAAGGCCCGGCTGGTCAGCATCGCCTGGCGGATCGGCCCGGCCGCCGCCGAGAGCCATCTGCCGGAGCTCATCGAGGACGCCGAGCGGGGCCGGCTCGCCCCGCGCGACGTCGCCCCGATCACCTCCTACCTCGTCTGGTCGGGACGGCTGGACGCGGCGGCCGACGCCGTCGCCGCGCTGGCCCGCTCGGCCGGCACCGGCGAGGACCCCGCGATGACCGCCGCCGTCTCCGCCTCCGCCCAGTGGCTGACGATGCTCAGCCCCCCGCTGCGCGACCGCCTCCCCACCGTCGGGACCGGCGTCACGGCGGCCACCGGCGCCCCCCGCGACATGGCCTACCTGGCCTACGCCCATGCCGCCGCCACCATGTCCGCCGCGCTCACCGAGGGCCAGTCCGACCGGGCCGTCATCGAGGCGGAGCGGGTCCTGCAGCGCCACCACCTGAGCGACAGCACCCTCCAGCCGCTGGTCATCGCGCTCCTGGCGCTGGTCCTGGCCGGCCGGCTCGACCTCGCCCTGTCCTGGTGCGAGCGGCTGCTGGGCGAATGCTCCGCCCGCCGCGTCCCCACCTGGCAGGCGCTGCTGTCCGCCGTACGGGCCGAGATCGCGCTGCGCCAGGGCGATCTGCAGGTGGCCGCGCACCAGGCGCGCACCGCGATGTCGCGGATCTCGGTCCAGGGCTGGGGCGTGGGCATCGGGCTGCTGCTGTCCACCCTGATCCAGGCCGAGACCGGGATGGGCCACTACGACGAGGCCATGGCGCTGCTCGAACAGCCCCTGCCCGACGAGCTCTTCCAGACCCTCCCCGGGCTGTTCTACCTGCGGGCGAGGGGCCGCTGCCATCTGGCCACCGGCCGCTACCACGCCGCGCTCGGCGACTTCACGGCCGCCGGTGAGCTGATGGACGCCTGGCGGATGGACATGCCCCTGCTGACCCCCTGGCGGGTGGACGCCGCCGAGACCTGGCTGGCCCTCGGCGACCCCAAGCGCGCCCGCGCGCTGGCCGAGGAGCAGTTGCGGCTGGGCCCGGAGGACGCCCGGCTGCGCGGCGCCCTGCTGGTCGTCCTGGCCCGCACCGACGAGCTCAAGCGCCGGGTGCCCCGGCTCAAGGAGGCCGTCGAGATCCTGGAGGGCGGCGACGACCGGATCCAGCTCGCCATCGCCCTCGGTGAACTCGGCCGCGCCTACCGCTCGCTGGGCGACTTCAACCGGGGGCGGGTGTTCGTCCGCAAGGCGTGGCATGTGGCCAAGACCTGCGGCGCCGATCCGCTGTGCCGTGAGCTGATGCCCCGGCACGCGGACACCGGTGAGTTCGCGGCGGCCGCCGCCCAGCCGGGCCAGGGTGCCGAGCAGCAGCGCGATGTGGAGGCGCTGACCGAGGCGGAGGTGCGGATCGCGGTGCTGGCCGCGCACGGCAACACCAACCGGGAGATCGCGTCCAAGCTGTTCGTCACCGTCAGCACGGTGGAGCAGCACCTGACCCGCATCTACCGCAAGCTGAACGTCAAGCGGCGCCGTGACCTGCCCGCCAAGCTCTCGGACAGCAGCCTGACGGGGACGGTGTAG
- a CDS encoding oleoyl-ACP hydrolase, giving the protein MGAQREDSVWIRRFHPAPESRARLICLPHAGGSASFFFPMSQTLSSSADVLCVQYPGRQDRRQDPLIENIDEYADAIAAELKPWLDLPVVFFGHSMGAVLAFEVTRRLEEADAEFSALALFASGRRAPSRYRDENVHRRDDDGVVREMKLLSGTDSRVLGNEEILRMAMPAIRGDYKAIETYRSAPGAALRSPITVLTGDNDPRTSLEEAEAWRSHTTGAFDIQVFPGGHFFLAGHQEPIMSLVAERLSGSRP; this is encoded by the coding sequence ATGGGTGCACAGCGAGAAGACAGCGTCTGGATACGACGATTCCATCCGGCGCCCGAGAGTCGCGCCCGTCTGATTTGTCTGCCGCACGCCGGTGGTTCGGCGTCGTTCTTCTTCCCGATGTCCCAAACGCTTTCGTCGTCCGCGGATGTCCTGTGCGTGCAGTATCCGGGGCGTCAGGACCGGCGGCAGGACCCGCTGATCGAGAACATCGATGAGTACGCGGACGCCATCGCCGCGGAGTTGAAGCCGTGGCTCGATCTCCCGGTCGTCTTCTTCGGCCACAGCATGGGCGCCGTTCTCGCGTTCGAGGTGACCCGGCGGCTGGAGGAGGCCGACGCGGAGTTCTCCGCGCTCGCCCTCTTCGCGTCGGGCCGCCGGGCGCCCTCCCGTTACCGCGATGAGAATGTGCACCGGCGCGATGACGACGGCGTGGTACGCGAGATGAAGCTGCTGAGCGGCACCGATTCCCGCGTCCTCGGAAATGAGGAGATTCTGCGCATGGCGATGCCGGCGATCCGCGGTGACTACAAGGCGATCGAGACCTACCGTTCCGCGCCCGGTGCCGCCCTCCGCTCGCCGATCACCGTGCTGACCGGCGACAACGACCCCAGGACCAGCCTCGAAGAGGCGGAGGCATGGCGATCGCACACCACCGGCGCGTTCGACATCCAGGTGTTCCCCGGTGGTCACTTCTTCTTGGCCGGGCATCAAGAGCCGATTATGAGTCTCGTCGCGGAGCGGCTTTCGGGGTCGAGACCCTGA
- a CDS encoding membrane protein has translation MTSDTTVRPSSHEAGHDWGRLNSRLLLVNLSILAAPVAMFLVSLAVTGGDTNLQVIITLGSLFVTFLVISGIGLMRLFTTRYRLTEDRFELHTGLLFRSERSVPIGRIRGVDLTANPVHRIFGLTTLRIDSGDQSDAAARRLALDGITKAEALELRGRIIALRDAGQARPVADSDGVLSRLDWSWLRYGPLTLWGVGGVFIAVASAYRTLSELQVDPLDLGIIKDLENRFGTIPLWYGALLAAVLIVVLGMIGSTATFIENWAGYELRREDGGIFRIRRGLLATRSVSIEERHLRGLELVEPIPLRWAKGAKLNAVASGLGNQEDNRRRRALTPPTPRGEALRVAAEALPTGPGLIERKGLLPHPRAALRRRINRALIWSVLIAAVPVGLGLWLGSWLVITGVITGVVLVPVLVAFAFNAYHSLGHLLRGRFLVMCSGAFARRTVAHQREAIIGWKFSRTPFQRRVGLITLGATTAAGEGVYHVHDLTEGQGIALAETAVPGLLAPFIERAPDRG, from the coding sequence ATGACGTCGGACACCACCGTACGGCCGTCCTCTCACGAGGCCGGCCATGACTGGGGGCGGCTCAACAGCCGGCTGCTCCTGGTCAACCTGTCCATCCTCGCCGCACCGGTGGCCATGTTCCTGGTCAGCCTCGCGGTCACCGGCGGTGACACCAACCTCCAGGTCATCATCACCCTCGGCTCGCTGTTCGTGACCTTCCTGGTCATCAGCGGCATCGGGCTGATGCGGCTGTTCACCACCCGCTACCGGCTCACCGAGGACCGCTTCGAGCTCCACACCGGTCTGCTCTTCCGCAGCGAGCGCTCGGTCCCGATCGGCCGCATCCGCGGTGTCGACCTCACCGCCAACCCGGTCCACCGGATCTTCGGCCTCACCACGCTGCGGATCGACAGCGGGGACCAGAGTGACGCCGCCGCGCGCAGGCTCGCCCTCGACGGCATCACCAAGGCCGAGGCCCTGGAACTGCGCGGCCGGATCATCGCCCTGCGCGACGCCGGCCAGGCCCGGCCGGTGGCCGACAGCGACGGTGTGCTCAGCCGGCTGGACTGGTCATGGCTGCGCTACGGCCCGCTGACCCTGTGGGGCGTGGGCGGTGTCTTCATCGCCGTGGCCAGTGCGTACCGCACCCTGAGCGAGCTCCAGGTCGACCCGCTCGACCTCGGCATCATCAAGGACCTCGAGAACCGCTTTGGCACCATTCCGCTCTGGTACGGAGCCCTGCTGGCCGCCGTCCTCATCGTCGTCCTCGGCATGATCGGCTCGACCGCCACCTTCATCGAGAACTGGGCCGGTTACGAGCTGCGCCGCGAGGACGGCGGGATCTTCCGCATCCGCCGCGGACTGCTGGCCACCCGCTCCGTGAGCATCGAGGAACGCCATCTGCGCGGCCTCGAGCTCGTCGAGCCCATCCCGCTGCGCTGGGCCAAGGGCGCCAAGCTCAACGCCGTCGCCAGCGGCCTGGGCAACCAGGAGGACAACCGCAGGCGCCGCGCCCTGACCCCGCCCACCCCGCGCGGCGAGGCCCTGCGGGTCGCCGCCGAGGCGCTGCCGACCGGCCCCGGCCTGATCGAGCGCAAGGGTCTTCTCCCGCACCCCCGGGCGGCCCTGCGGCGCCGGATCAACCGGGCCCTCATCTGGTCGGTCCTGATCGCGGCCGTCCCGGTGGGCCTGGGCCTGTGGCTCGGCTCCTGGCTCGTCATCACCGGCGTGATCACCGGTGTGGTGCTGGTGCCGGTCCTGGTGGCGTTCGCCTTCAACGCCTACCACAGCCTCGGCCATCTCCTGCGCGGCCGCTTCCTGGTGATGTGCTCCGGGGCGTTCGCCCGCCGCACCGTCGCCCATCAGCGTGAGGCGATCATCGGCTGGAAGTTCTCCCGGACGCCGTTCCAGCGCCGGGTCGGGCTGATCACCCTCGGCGCCACCACCGCCGCCGGTGAAGGCGTCTACCACGTGCACGACCTGACCGAAGGCCAGGGAATCGCCCTCGCAGAGACCGCGGTACCGGGGCTGCTCGCTCCGTTCATCGAGAGAGCCCCCGACCGCGGCTGA
- a CDS encoding histidine kinase, which yields MRNHSPGEGSQTGAYYGPESGTRWFGLWDGFFAVSYLVTAILLFLSSGSQASHSIPIAALTLCVPWYAAVGRTLMIEDTYGPRNLVFAAGLVALFCVTTAFNLIGAFALFAVIPMLIMSLPMVSAVALATVANLCPVLVVAFIGEDLGLSVLGVLPISLLSIALSMLLGLWIKRVVRQSKGRGQLIEELQRSRERVARLSHEAGISAERERLAREIHDTLAQGLTSIISLVQAAESEVRDAPDQAVNHLSLAGRVAKESLAEARDFVAALTPPALRGGSLSQAVRRQAEGLIAETGLEVRCSVMGEEKSLPMAVSVVLLRTVQEAIANVRKHAHQARTVDVIVVFDQGGVRLLVRDDGEGFTPDGTQEGYGLRGMQARVEEIDGVASVTSSPGRGTTVEVSVPVTALSGEAVSG from the coding sequence GTGCGCAATCACTCTCCGGGGGAGGGCTCGCAGACCGGGGCGTACTACGGTCCCGAGTCCGGCACCCGCTGGTTCGGCCTGTGGGACGGCTTCTTCGCCGTCTCCTATCTCGTCACCGCGATCCTGCTCTTCCTCTCCAGCGGCTCCCAGGCAAGCCACTCCATCCCGATCGCCGCGCTGACGCTGTGCGTGCCGTGGTACGCGGCGGTGGGCCGGACGCTGATGATCGAGGACACCTACGGCCCGCGGAACCTGGTGTTCGCGGCGGGCCTGGTGGCGTTGTTCTGCGTCACCACGGCGTTCAACCTCATCGGCGCGTTCGCGCTGTTCGCCGTCATCCCGATGCTGATCATGAGCCTGCCGATGGTCTCGGCGGTGGCGCTGGCCACGGTGGCCAATCTCTGCCCCGTGCTGGTGGTGGCGTTCATCGGGGAGGACCTGGGGCTGAGCGTCCTGGGCGTCCTGCCCATCTCGCTGCTGAGCATCGCGCTGTCGATGCTGCTGGGGCTGTGGATCAAGCGGGTGGTGCGGCAGAGCAAGGGGCGCGGGCAGCTCATCGAGGAGTTGCAGCGCAGCCGGGAGCGGGTGGCGCGGCTCTCCCACGAGGCCGGCATCTCGGCCGAACGCGAGCGGCTGGCCCGGGAGATCCACGACACCCTGGCGCAGGGCCTGACCAGCATCATCAGCCTGGTGCAGGCGGCCGAGTCGGAGGTGCGCGACGCCCCGGACCAGGCGGTGAACCATCTGTCGCTGGCCGGGCGGGTGGCCAAGGAGTCGCTCGCCGAGGCCCGTGACTTCGTGGCCGCCCTCACCCCGCCCGCGCTGCGCGGCGGTTCGCTCTCCCAGGCGGTGCGGCGGCAGGCGGAGGGGCTGATCGCCGAGACCGGCCTGGAGGTGCGGTGTTCGGTGATGGGCGAGGAGAAGTCGCTGCCGATGGCGGTGAGTGTGGTGCTGCTGCGCACGGTGCAGGAGGCCATCGCCAATGTGCGCAAGCACGCCCATCAGGCCCGTACGGTGGATGTGATCGTGGTCTTCGACCAGGGCGGCGTCCGGCTGCTGGTCCGCGACGACGGCGAGGGTTTCACCCCGGACGGCACCCAGGAAGGCTATGGGCTGCGCGGCATGCAGGCCCGGGTGGAGGAAATCGACGGGGTGGCGTCCGTGACCAGCAGCCCCGGACGGGGCACCACCGTGGAGGTGAGCGTGCCGGTGACGGCGCTGAGCGGGGAGGCAGTGAGTGGCTGA
- a CDS encoding membrane protein, producing the protein MTWSHALKETARTGLAIERTRTEPLVALRGACGVALVIGMALWLGSPTLAVSAAFGAFSAGIATFQRSWRPRPWLALAAAAGLAVSTFLGYLAATHTFTFVIMLAVWTLMTGMSWAVGPVSGLVSTQMVAVMLITVTLPTSTLGALGHALLVGLGGVVQAALIVLFPVRPWGVQRDALADALAAVADYARKLRYEPVAHFDPKPLMEARSAAALTPRQARRRPRQLRGYRLLAERIRPVLASLADPVVGAPEEGPERDRVRELLAATGTVLDAVAHAIRHGTPVRVPSDAMSVLRMPEDGPKLSGAARRAALRLFSLVADVVEASDEPVEEVSAEGWTVHRFLPRPGIPGTVTMALRSIRREARWSSPVLRHAVRLCAVDVSGYLLSAALPLGHSYWAPLTSTMVLRPDFAQTYSRGVARFLGTLVGVLVGGGVVALVHPGSYLSAGLAVVCVLAMYLLLRTGFIVTSACVSAYVVFLLSIAGEAWGQTVQARVALTLLGGVLAMVAYAVFPAWETPRLRDRLADWLTANGSFATAVFDAYARPADRRPRQVRDALLDARAARAAWEQSESQAHREPVRHRGLSRRAARAAQTALSTMGRVVMLLEAHLPERDAAPSEGAGDFAAALRQAMPKAAEAVRQRRPPNWQAVHQSLERWRQKAGDRPGVALRDAEQLVHALDDLAEALSRSARQSHTPRGPGQGESP; encoded by the coding sequence ATGACCTGGTCGCACGCGTTGAAGGAGACCGCCCGGACCGGCCTTGCGATCGAGCGCACCAGGACGGAGCCGCTGGTCGCGCTCCGCGGTGCGTGCGGGGTCGCGCTCGTCATCGGGATGGCGTTGTGGCTCGGCTCGCCGACGCTCGCCGTCTCGGCGGCCTTCGGCGCCTTCTCGGCCGGGATCGCCACCTTCCAGCGCAGTTGGCGCCCCCGCCCCTGGCTGGCGCTGGCCGCCGCGGCCGGTCTCGCGGTGAGCACCTTCCTCGGCTATCTGGCCGCCACCCACACCTTCACCTTCGTCATCATGCTCGCCGTATGGACGCTGATGACGGGCATGTCATGGGCGGTCGGCCCGGTCTCCGGGCTGGTCTCCACCCAGATGGTGGCCGTCATGCTGATCACGGTCACCCTCCCGACCTCGACCCTGGGCGCCCTGGGGCACGCCCTGCTGGTCGGGCTCGGCGGCGTGGTGCAGGCCGCGCTGATCGTGCTCTTTCCGGTACGCCCGTGGGGCGTGCAGCGCGACGCCCTCGCGGACGCGCTGGCCGCCGTCGCGGACTACGCCCGGAAGCTGCGCTACGAACCGGTGGCCCATTTCGACCCCAAGCCGCTGATGGAGGCCCGCAGCGCCGCCGCCCTGACCCCGCGTCAGGCCCGGCGGCGGCCTAGGCAGCTGCGCGGCTACCGGCTGCTGGCCGAGCGGATCCGTCCGGTGCTCGCCTCGCTCGCCGACCCGGTGGTCGGCGCCCCCGAGGAGGGGCCCGAGCGCGACCGGGTGCGGGAACTGCTGGCCGCCACGGGCACCGTGCTGGACGCGGTGGCCCACGCCATCCGCCACGGCACACCGGTGCGGGTGCCCTCCGACGCCATGTCCGTCCTGCGGATGCCGGAGGACGGGCCGAAGCTGAGCGGGGCCGCCCGCCGTGCCGCGCTGCGGCTCTTCTCGCTGGTGGCGGACGTGGTGGAGGCGTCCGATGAGCCGGTGGAGGAGGTGTCCGCCGAAGGATGGACGGTCCACCGCTTCCTGCCCCGCCCCGGTATCCCGGGCACCGTGACCATGGCGCTGCGCTCCATCCGCCGCGAGGCCCGCTGGTCCTCGCCGGTACTGCGCCACGCGGTGCGCCTGTGCGCGGTCGACGTCAGCGGCTATCTGCTGAGCGCGGCCCTGCCGCTGGGGCACTCCTACTGGGCGCCGCTGACCTCCACAATGGTGCTGCGGCCGGACTTCGCCCAGACGTACTCCCGCGGCGTCGCCCGCTTCCTGGGCACTCTGGTGGGTGTGCTGGTCGGCGGCGGGGTGGTGGCACTGGTCCACCCCGGCTCCTACCTGAGCGCCGGGCTGGCGGTGGTGTGCGTCCTGGCGATGTACCTGCTGCTGCGCACCGGTTTCATCGTGACCTCGGCGTGCGTGAGCGCGTATGTGGTCTTCCTGCTCAGCATCGCGGGCGAGGCGTGGGGCCAGACCGTGCAGGCGCGGGTGGCGCTGACCCTGCTCGGCGGGGTGCTGGCGATGGTCGCGTACGCGGTCTTCCCCGCCTGGGAGACACCGCGGCTGCGGGACCGGCTCGCGGACTGGCTGACCGCCAACGGCTCCTTCGCCACCGCCGTCTTCGACGCCTACGCCCGCCCCGCCGACCGCCGCCCCCGCCAGGTGCGGGACGCCCTGCTGGACGCCCGCGCTGCGCGGGCGGCCTGGGAGCAGAGCGAGTCACAGGCACACCGGGAACCGGTGCGCCACCGCGGACTGTCGCGGCGGGCGGCGCGCGCGGCGCAGACGGCGCTGTCCACGATGGGACGAGTCGTCATGCTGCTGGAGGCGCATCTGCCGGAGCGCGACGCGGCGCCGTCCGAAGGGGCCGGGGACTTCGCCGCGGCACTGCGGCAGGCGATGCCGAAGGCGGCCGAGGCGGTACGGCAGCGGCGGCCGCCGAACTGGCAGGCGGTGCACCAGTCGCTGGAGCGGTGGCGGCAGAAGGCGGGGGACCGTCCGGGGGTGGCGCTGCGCGACGCCGAGCAACTCGTGCACGCCCTGGACGATCTGGCGGAGGCGCTCAGCCGGAGTGCACGACAGTCGCACACGCCCCGGGGTCCCGGTCAAGGAGAATCCCCCTAG